One Aegilops tauschii subsp. strangulata cultivar AL8/78 chromosome 7, Aet v6.0, whole genome shotgun sequence genomic window carries:
- the LOC123494893 gene encoding protein FAR1-RELATED SEQUENCE 5-like — MTGDRLPFPPPLAHPNPTPHPLPAMTHHIARDTAYSTMGGDMAYSAIGGSSGEGSAVPRRTTSAPASDFDLKRQSSATRMYRDPPIVFSDAPPAGSTANWHTKDGAANEESFVQQPFTSHGGGDSDGVLNTHGGMHDADEDDDISSQPLLPYVGMEFDSIEDDQKFYNDYAFGTGFGSRLASSKNSQKKGPQQLIKRVFQCVHAGKPETTCETSSHSEGIAAGGSSSSKQAGVEMDVTVKRQRNRIMRYDCKAHMIVGLRGNKWVVTYFVAQHTHPLMQHEEIVRFYRSDRKIPEEDYQLLMTMHDVNLSTTNCMGMLGMVHGGDRRKLPYVKKDVSNARCKLRQNQSFQDMDMTVAYFKRRQAENAQFYYATEVDKETNEVTTLFWVDGRTRALYPKYKDCVFFDTTFYTNRYNLPFAPIVGVNNHFQTVLLGCALVPNEQIETFKWVFQHWMIA; from the exons ATGACCGGCGACCGCCTCCCCTTCCCTCCACCTCTTGCCCACCCCaaccccaccccccaccccctgCCCGCGATGACGCACCACATCGCCAGAGACACGGCCTACTCCACCATGGGTGGGGACATGGCCTACTCCGCCATAGGTGGTAGCTCTGGCGAGGGTTCGGCTGTTCCCCGACGGACGACTTCAGCTCCGGCGAGCGACTTTGATCTCAAGCGACAAAGTTCTGCTACGCGCATGTACCGAGATCCTCCAATTGTTTTCTCTGATGCTCCTCCGGCTGGATCCACTGCAAATTGG CATACCAAAGATGGGGCGGCAAATGAGGAGAGTTTTGTTCAGCAACCTTTCACAAGTCATGGTGGTGGGGATTCAGATGGTGTCCTAAACACTCATGGTGGAATGCATGATgcagatgaggatgatgatatttCATCTCAACCACTTCTGCCCTATGTTGGCATGGAATTTGACTCAATTGAAGATGACCAAAAGTTCTATAATGACTATGCATTTGGAACGGGCTTTGGCTCACGCCTAGCTTCCTCAAAAAACAGCCAGAAGAAAGGTCCACAACAACTTATCAAGAGGGTCTTCCAATGTGTGCATGCTGGCAAACCGGAGACTACATGTGAGACAAGCAGCCACTCGGAAGGAATTGCAGCAGGGGGAAGCTCATCAAGCAAGCAGGCCGGGGTTGAAATGGATGTGACAGTCAAGCGTCAGAGGAATCGGATTATGCGTTATGATTGCAAAGCTCATATGATTGTTGGCCTCAGGGGCAATAAGTGGGTTGTTACCTACTTTGTTGCACAACATACACACCCTTTGATGCAGCATGAGGAGATTGTGAGGTTCTACCGCTCAGACCGCAAAATTCCAGAAGAAGATTACCAACTACTGATGACAATGCATGATGTAAACTTGTCAACTACAAATTGCATGGGAATGCTTGGAATGGTCCATGGCGGAGACCGGAGGAAACTGCCATATGTGAAGAAGGATGTTTCAAATGCGCGTTGCAAGCTGCGACAAAATCAGTCATTTCAGGACATGGATATGACGGTTGCTTACTTTAAGAGGCGTCAAGCTGAGAATGCTCAATTCTACTACGCAACAGAAGTTGACAAAGAAACAAACGAAGTGACAACTCTGTTTTGGGTGGATGGAAGGACAAGAGCATTGTACCCAAAGTACAAAGATTGTGTGTTCTTTGACACAACATTTTACACAAATCGGTACAATCTGCCTTTCGCTCCTATTGTTGGTGTGAACAACCACTTCCAAACCGTGCTGCTAGGTTGTGCCTTGGTGCCAAATGAACAAATAGAAACTTTCAAGTGGGTGTTTCAACATTGGATGATTGCATGA